The following proteins are co-located in the Diaphorobacter sp. HDW4B genome:
- a CDS encoding tripartite tricarboxylate transporter substrate binding protein — MMTLTRRTIALGGLLILVAAATTITPAHAQGNYPQRPIKFIVPFPAGGGTDNLTRLVSTKLTDAYGWAIVVENKPGAGGNLALDQTAKAPADGLTLVMAQTDNVVLNPLLYSKLTYNPDKDLRTVALVAAGPAVLVVNANSPYKSLDDIIQAAKKDPGRLSFATPGTGTISHLISEAWQKSSNVKFTHVPFRGMAQAMPDLLGGRIDMYMGSIPTLLSHIQSGKVRAIGVTTARRSKLLPDVPTYTESGIKGVELASMWGVMAPAGTPDAIVKQLNEAINKVVNAPDTSKKIADSGAELITGTPEDMAKLYANDRARLAPIVKSSGTTLD, encoded by the coding sequence ATGATGACCTTGACTCGACGCACCATAGCCCTTGGCGGCCTGCTAATCTTGGTGGCTGCTGCCACGACAATCACCCCGGCCCATGCCCAAGGCAACTACCCGCAACGGCCCATCAAGTTTATCGTGCCGTTCCCTGCGGGTGGCGGTACCGACAACCTGACCCGGCTGGTCAGCACCAAGCTCACCGATGCGTATGGCTGGGCCATCGTGGTGGAAAACAAGCCCGGTGCCGGCGGCAACCTGGCACTAGATCAGACGGCGAAGGCCCCGGCCGATGGCCTGACCTTGGTGATGGCGCAGACGGACAATGTGGTGCTCAACCCGCTGCTTTACTCCAAGCTCACCTACAACCCTGACAAGGACCTGCGCACCGTTGCCTTGGTCGCTGCTGGCCCGGCCGTGCTGGTAGTGAACGCCAATTCCCCCTATAAGTCCCTGGACGACATCATCCAGGCCGCCAAGAAGGACCCCGGGCGCTTGAGCTTTGCCACGCCGGGCACCGGCACCATATCGCACCTCATCAGCGAAGCTTGGCAGAAAAGCTCCAACGTGAAATTCACGCATGTGCCGTTTCGCGGCATGGCCCAAGCCATGCCCGACCTGCTGGGCGGGCGCATCGACATGTACATGGGTTCCATCCCCACGCTGCTGTCGCACATCCAGTCCGGCAAGGTGCGCGCCATTGGCGTGACTACGGCGCGCCGCTCCAAGCTACTACCTGATGTGCCCACCTACACCGAGTCCGGCATCAAGGGCGTGGAACTGGCCAGCATGTGGGGCGTAATGGCCCCGGCCGGCACTCCCGACGCCATCGTCAAGCAGCTCAACGAAGCCATCAACAAGGTGGTGAATGCGCCCGACACGTCCAAGAAGATCGCAGACTCCGGCGCCGAACTTATCACCGGCACGCCGGAGGACATGGCCAAGCTCTATGCCAACGACCGCGCACGCTTGGCTCCCATCGTCAAGAGCTCTGGCACCACCCTCGATTGA
- a CDS encoding tripartite tricarboxylate transporter substrate-binding protein: MGYVTPNGTHPAIVSKLQAAFAKAIEHPEVKHRILSQSNGFGGGSSQDFATFIGSESV, from the coding sequence ATGGGTTACGTGACGCCCAATGGCACACATCCAGCAATCGTTTCGAAGCTGCAGGCAGCCTTCGCCAAAGCGATAGAGCACCCAGAGGTGAAACATCGGATCTTGAGCCAGAGCAACGGGTTCGGCGGCGGCAGCAGCCAGGACTTCGCAACCTTTATCGGCAGCGAGAGCGTGTAG
- a CDS encoding GntR family transcriptional regulator, with protein sequence MQNVKDKAYEVLRQRLIGGHYRPGEQLKEEPIARDLGLSRTPVRNALHRLVEDGLATDGAGQGIRVSEWSDWDVEETFQLRMLLEPYASFLAATRGGEGLADELTASNQSMEDGITAGHDGIAKVQSANRDFHHALIEASGSPRLKTMLATMIDMPIIKRSFYIYTPEELMQSLHHHRDLVIAIRAKDGELARHVMQLHLRMSYHRFMKYRGEYRREI encoded by the coding sequence GTGCAGAACGTGAAAGACAAGGCATACGAGGTTTTGCGGCAGCGACTCATTGGCGGGCACTACCGCCCAGGCGAGCAGCTCAAGGAAGAACCCATCGCCCGCGACCTGGGATTGAGTCGCACGCCGGTGCGCAATGCGCTGCACCGATTGGTGGAAGACGGTCTTGCCACGGACGGTGCAGGCCAGGGCATTCGCGTTTCGGAGTGGAGCGACTGGGATGTGGAAGAGACCTTCCAACTGCGCATGCTGTTGGAGCCGTACGCGTCCTTTCTAGCGGCCACGCGTGGCGGCGAGGGGCTGGCCGACGAACTGACGGCCAGCAACCAGAGCATGGAGGACGGCATTACCGCGGGCCACGATGGCATTGCCAAGGTGCAGTCCGCCAACCGGGATTTTCACCACGCGCTGATAGAGGCTTCGGGCTCGCCGCGTCTCAAAACCATGCTGGCGACCATGATCGACATGCCGATCATCAAGCGCTCGTTCTACATCTACACCCCCGAGGAGCTGATGCAAAGTCTGCACCACCACCGCGACTTGGTAATCGCCATACGGGCCAAGGATGGCGAGCTGGCTCGCCATGTGATGCAACTG
- a CDS encoding DUF1932 domain-containing protein encodes MVGACYTQAFLEQEHCLVGMCDLQPNAAVVGAVQAVGAQMHAAPGPWLAGADMVVSAVFGTVAREVFEASLPYLQDGVLYVDMTTADPGEMRECAELAQLGAQRKAVHFVDVAITGAVNLGGKKTPLLVAGSKAGFVRELFLPFGGSVRVVGEQPGDAASLKLLRSIYTKGTEALAVECLVTAQQMGLHEQLYAVLQDINETPLRTLMESMVRTHIPHSARRRNEVAEAQQQMVRNGLAPVVLPAVKALFAATAQAHATQPFAGTSIDEAIAWLGSHVLASRP; translated from the coding sequence ATGGTGGGTGCCTGCTACACGCAGGCTTTCCTGGAGCAGGAGCACTGCCTGGTGGGCATGTGCGACCTGCAGCCGAACGCTGCGGTAGTCGGCGCGGTACAGGCCGTTGGTGCGCAGATGCATGCCGCACCGGGTCCTTGGCTGGCTGGAGCAGACATGGTGGTGAGTGCAGTGTTCGGTACGGTGGCACGTGAGGTATTTGAGGCCAGTCTGCCCTACCTGCAGGATGGCGTGCTTTACGTAGACATGACCACAGCCGATCCAGGCGAAATGCGCGAATGCGCCGAACTGGCACAGCTTGGGGCACAAAGGAAAGCGGTCCACTTCGTAGATGTGGCCATCACCGGCGCAGTCAACCTGGGCGGCAAGAAGACGCCGCTGCTCGTAGCCGGGAGCAAAGCCGGCTTTGTACGGGAATTGTTCTTGCCCTTTGGCGGCTCTGTTCGTGTGGTGGGCGAACAGCCGGGCGATGCCGCCTCGCTCAAGCTCCTGCGCAGCATTTACACCAAGGGCACCGAAGCCCTCGCCGTGGAATGCCTAGTAACCGCCCAGCAGATGGGCTTGCATGAGCAGTTGTATGCCGTGCTGCAGGACATTAATGAGACACCGCTGCGCACGCTGATGGAGTCCATGGTGCGCACTCATATTCCCCACTCGGCGCGCCGCCGCAACGAGGTGGCCGAGGCTCAGCAGCAGATGGTGCGCAACGGCCTAGCACCTGTGGTTTTGCCCGCTGTCAAAGCGCTTTTCGCCGCCACAGCCCAAGCGCATGCCACGCAGCCTTTCGCCGGCACGTCCATCGACGAAGCCATCGCCTGGTTGGGCAGCCACGTGCTCGCCAGCCGCCCCTGA
- a CDS encoding RraA family protein → MIGLQILQRQRAVSLDLAKRYLKVPVANVSDCMARMTAGGARLRPMHSGGRMAGPAITIKTRPGDNLMLHKALQLASPGDVIVVDAGGDLTNALIGEIMVGDAMHRQLGGIVINGAIRDAAWIRAGDFPVFAAGVTHRGPYKDGPGEINVPIAIDGMVIEPGDLVIGDDDGLLCVPYAEAQALLDAAHGKQIIEAKMVADIAAGTYSAPWIDETLKRLGCTVRP, encoded by the coding sequence ATGATCGGTCTTCAAATTCTCCAGCGGCAACGCGCTGTTAGTCTTGATCTTGCCAAGCGCTATCTCAAGGTTCCTGTCGCCAACGTCAGCGATTGCATGGCTCGCATGACCGCCGGCGGCGCCCGCTTGCGCCCCATGCACAGTGGCGGGCGAATGGCCGGCCCTGCGATCACCATCAAGACACGCCCGGGCGACAACCTCATGCTCCACAAGGCACTTCAACTGGCCAGCCCAGGTGACGTGATCGTGGTGGATGCGGGTGGCGATCTGACCAACGCCCTCATTGGCGAGATCATGGTGGGTGACGCCATGCACCGCCAACTTGGCGGCATCGTGATTAATGGCGCGATCCGGGATGCAGCATGGATCCGTGCTGGCGACTTCCCCGTGTTCGCAGCGGGTGTCACGCACCGCGGTCCCTACAAGGACGGCCCTGGCGAAATCAACGTGCCTATCGCTATTGACGGCATGGTGATTGAGCCCGGTGATCTCGTGATCGGCGACGACGATGGCTTGCTGTGTGTGCCGTATGCGGAGGCCCAAGCATTACTGGATGCTGCACACGGTAAGCAGATCATCGAGGCCAAGATGGTGGCCGACATCGCGGCAGGTACCTACAGTGCGCCGTGGATCGACGAGACGCTCAAGCGGTTGGGATGCACTGTTCGGCCATAG